A window of Devosia chinhatensis genomic DNA:
TCGCTATCGAGACCATTTATCATGATGGCATCCACCGGCGCGTCGACGGACTGACGGTGCTGGACTATCCCATGCCGCGCGGCGCGGTAGCCGGGTATTACCCCGAGTTGAACCCCCTGCTTCCGCTCGACCACTATGACCGGATCAGCGGCACGCCGGCTGCAAAGTCGATCCCGATCCGCGTGGTCACGTGAGCGCCCATAGTTACGAGCCAACCCAGACCATTGCCGTCCAGCGCCTCGGCCTGGCGACAGAAGGCGACGCCCCGGCCGTGCGCGACGTGCCGGTCGAAGCGCCGATTGCCATTGATATTGGGGGCATCGGCTATGCGGTGATGATGGCCACCCCGCTCGACCTGGAAGATTACCTGACCGGCTTCATGCTGTCCGAGGGGCTGATTCGAGGCTCCAGGGAAATCGGGAGCCTTGTGATCAGCGCGGTCGAAGGTGGCTGGGTGACCCGGGTGGCACTGCCCCCTGACGCCATGCAAAAGGTGATGGTCCGGGCCCGCAGGCGTGTCGGCGAAAGCTCCTGCGGCTTATGCGGCATCGACAATATCGCCGAGGTCCTGCGGCCCCTGCCCCAGCTCAAGGCGCGCATCACGACCACGCGCGCAGCCATTGGGGCGGCCCTGGACGAGCTCCCGCATCATCAGCCGCTCAGTCGCCAAACGGGCGCCGTCCACGCTGCCGCCTTCTGCACGCCCGATGGACAGATCCAGCTCGTGCGCGAAGATGTGGGGCGTCACAATGCGCTCGACAAGCTGATCGGCGCCCTCGCCCGCGCCGGCATGGACCCGGCGAGCGGATTTTTCCTGCTCAGCGCGCGCTGCTCCTATGAGCTGGTCGAAAAGACCGTCCGCGCCGGCTGCCCCATGCTTGTGACCATCTCGGCGCCGACCAGCCTTGCAGTGGAGCGCGCTCGCTCCGCTGGCCTGACCCTGGTCGCGCTTGCCCGCCCCGACGCCGCGCTCGTGGTCAGCGGCGCCGAGACAATTATCGCCTAATTGGCCATGGTCGAACGATGCGCCCAGCCCGTCATCCGCTTTTCGACCCATGCCATCAGCGCATACATGGCGATGCCTTCGACCGCCAGCATGAGCAAACCGGCAAAGACCAGCGGCACGTTGAAGTTCGATTGCGCCGAAGCCATCATCTGCCCCAGTCCGTTGTTGGAGGCGACCGTCTCGCTGACGACCGACCCCACAAAGGCCAGGGTGATCGCCACTTTCAGGGACCCGAAGAAATAGGGCATCGAGCGCGGAATACCCACTTTGAGCATGATGTCCATTTTCTTGGCTCCCAGAGCCCGCAGCACGTCTTCGGTTTCTGGCTCGATCGTGGCCAGGCCGGTGGCCACATTGACCACGATGGGAAAGAAGGAGATCAGGAAGGCAGTAAGCACCGCGGGAACCGTACCGATGCCGAACCAGATGACGAGGATCGGTACCAGGGCCACTTTCGGAATGGCGTTGAAGCCAACCATGATCGGATAAAGACCCGCATAGATGGTTTTGGACCAGCCGATGAAGAGACCTATGCCCAGGCCTGCGACAACTGCGATCAGAAACCCGAGCACCGTCGTATAGAGGGTCTGCATCGAGTTCTTCCAGATCGGCGACCAATATTGGACGATGGCCTCGAAGACCCGCGATGGCGCCGGCAGGATGGTATGCGGCAAGCCGGAGAGACGCACTCCAATCTCCCACAGTGCGAAAAGTCCGATCGTATAGAGCACCGGCGCGAGCCGGACCCAGTTGATCTTGAACCCTGGGCGCGGCGGCGCAGCCACCGGTGTTGCTGTCTCCAGAACAGTCATGCCGCCACCCGCGCCGTTGCGATTTCTCCGTGCAGCCGTTGCACCATGTCGTTGAACTCTGGCTCATAGAGCAATTCGAGCTGGCGCGGACGCGCAAATGGCACGGAATGTTCGGAGATGACCCTGCCGGGCCGCGCACTCATCACCACGACCTTATCGGCCAGAAACACGCTTTCCCGCAGATCGTGGGTCACGAGAACAATGGTGACATCCTGGCTGGCATGGAGGTCCCGAATCACACACCAGAGCTCCTCGCGCGTGAACGCGTCGAGCGCGCCGAAGGGTTCGTCCAGCATCAGCAGCTCGGGTTCATGGATCAGCGCACGGCAAAGATTGGCGCGCTGCTGCATTCCGCCTGACAATTGCCAGGGAAATTTGCTGCCAAACCCCTTGAGGCCAACCGTTTCGAGCAGTTTCTCCGCCTTGGCCACATACTCAGCCTTGTGCTTGCGCAAGCGATGGCGGTGTCTTTCGACGATTTCGAGGGGGAGCAGGATATTTTCGAGCGTCGTGCGCCAGGGCAACATGGTGGGGTTCTGGAAGGCCATGCCGACGATGGAGACAGGCTTGGTTACCTGCTGGTTAGCGACGATCACCGCGCCGGATTGGGGAATTTGCAGGCCGGTGGTGAGCTTCATTAGCGTGGACTTGCCGCACCCCGATGGCCCGACAACGGCGACAAACTCACCGCGATTGATCTTGAGGTCCAGCCCGCTTACCGCCAGCGTGCCGTCCGGTCCGCCATAGCGCATGTCGACATTTTCGATGGAAACCAGTGGAGCAGTCATCAGGAACTCCAGATAATTCGGCGGAGAACCCGCCCCGATCCGCTCCCGTTCCCTCGGTATGAACGGATCGGGGCACAAAGCCCGGGCGCCCTTTATCGCCCGAGCCGGGTTATCGAACGCATCCCCGGAAGGGACGCGGATCTGCGATCACGGCAGCATACGCTCTGCGGCCGGCGGCAGATATTGAGCGTCGAACACATCGTCTGCCGTCACATTGCCCTTGAGGCCCATGGACAGCTTCAGCGTCTCGATCGAGGCCGCGAGCCGTTCGGGGTCGACATCGCCGAAGCCGTTCTCGACGACATAGGGCGTGCGGATGTTCATATCGTTCGCCATGGTGAGGCGTGCGGTCTCGGTGTCGATATTGAGCGTCTCGTTGCGCGCCAGGACAGCGGCCGCGCCGGCAGCCGGATCGGCAACGGCGTCTGCAAAGCCCTTGGCCAATGCACGCAGCACGCCCTGGACCGCATCTGGGTTTTCTTCGGCAAAGGTCTCGTTGACCATCACGGCATTGCCGTAGAGGTTCAGCCCATGATCGGCGAAGAGGATGGTGGAGATATCCTCGTCTGGAACACCATTGGCCTTGAGGTTGAGGATAACCGAAAAGGCGAAGCCGAAGACGCCGTCAACGTCACCGGAAGCCAGCATCGGTTCGCGCACCGGAAAACCGATGGATTCGAGCGTGATATCGGAGGTGTCGATCCCTGCTGCTTCAACGAAGGCCGGCCATTGGGCAAATGCACCATCCGGAGGCGGCGCGCCCAGTTTCTTGCCTTCCAGCGATTTCGGGTCGTCCGTAATGCCTTGAGATTTGCGGCCGATGACCGAGAAGACGGGCTTGTCATAGACCATCATCACCGCCTCGATGGGCTGGGATGGATCTTCGTCGAGGAACTTGATCAGCGAATTGATGTCGCCGAAGCCCATCTGGTAGGCGCCCGTCGCCACGCGCGGAATAACCTCCACCGAGCCATTGCCGATATCAAAGGTGACGTTCAGCCCTTCCTCGGCAAAGTAACCGTTATCCTGCGCCAGTAGGAAGCCGGCTGCCGGACCTTCGAACCTCCAGTCCAGGGTAAACTTGATGTCCGTAGCCTGCGCAAAGGCCGGCAGCGACATGCCCGAAAGCAGCAAAGCCGCGCCAAACGCGGTCCAGGTGAGGTGGCGGCGAGAAAGCATAGATGACGTCCCCAATAAATCTGGAGCAAATCAAACCCAGCTTCTTTTCAGGTGCAAGCAAATTTTGTCTATAATGTCATCAAAAAACACAGATGCCCAATCAATGAGCATCCTGCTGCCCCGTGCGGCACCTAGAGGGGCAAACCCGTGCGCGCCTTGACGGTTCTGATGCTGAGGTTGGAATGAATGCGAGCCACGCCGGGCAGTTGTGCGCTCAGCCTCCGATGAAGCCGCTCGAAATCCTCGTGGTCGCGGCAAACCACGCGCAGGATGTAATCGGATTGGCCGGCCATCAGGTGACATTCGAGCACTTCAGGAATTTCGGCGACCGCCAGTTCGAATGCCTCCAGGACACCCTCGCTCTGACTGGTCAGCCCCACCTCGATGAAGAACTGCATCGTGTAGCCGAGGCGGCTGGCATCGAGCTTTGCGACGTAGCTAGAAATGAACCCTGCATCTTCCAGCGCCCTGATACGGCGATGGCAGGCAGATGCCGACAATCCGACCGCATCCCCCAGCACCTGCACGCTGCGTCGAGAGTCCAGCTGCAATTCTCGGAGCAACTTTCGATCGATCAGGTCAATTTGCAGGCTCATCGCTCATCGCCCCGGAAGGATTCGGATATTTCACCGAATTGACCGGGACGACGCTCAATGTGCAAGCGGTGGACGAATATTTAGTAGACGAAGACCGTTAGTTGGCCACCGCGACGCTCGACGGCGAAAACCCGGTCTGCGTCATAGGAGGAACGGCGCAGCGAGGCGGCCAGCAGATCGTCGCCGGCAATCGCCGAACGCAGGGCCGGCCCCAGATTAGTGCTGCTCAGCGCCGCAGCCAGCCAGGAGCGTTGCTCGGGGCAGATCGAGACCGGACGGATCTGCACATTGCTGGCACGCGACCACGATCCATCAAGCCGGGTAGAACCCAGCAGCCGCTCGAGCTCTCGGTTGGACAGGCCGACACAGGCTGCGCCACCCGAACCCGTATTGGCCACACCGACCCCACCATTGCCGTTTCCGGGACCATTCCCGCTGCCATTACCGGGACCATTCCCGTTTCCGGGGCCATTGCCATTTCCGTTCCCCGGACCATTGCCGTTGCCGTTGCCGGGATTGCCGATACCCACCCCAACATCGACAAGGCTGTCACCGCCGACACCAACACCCACCCGGGCGTTGTTGTTGAGCAGCCGCACATCGGCATCGACAAGGCCGGACGACCCACCCGAGCCCACCGTTGCCGAACCGAGATTGCCATTGCCGATATTTGCATCGAGGACTTGATTGTCGCCACCAAGACCCAGGTTGACGAGGCCCGACGTGCCCGCATCTCCGGACCCGATCGTAACCAGCGCCTTGTCATCCTGACCGCCGATAATCCCGAGAAGTGACTGCGCCGAAGCGGGAGTCAACGTGGCTGCCACGAGAGCGGCAGAAAGCACTGTTGTAGTAAAAAGCTTCATGATCCATCTCCTTTCGTGCGACACGGCGTCGCATAAAAATTACGAGGAAGAGTTGGATTCGTTCCGACCAGTAAGATCACAATATATGTGAGCCATGTGATTCAGCTCCAAATCATTGATTCTGAATATATGTCAGTTTTTAATCTATATTTACTTAAGCTGCCGAACTTATCTATGTTTCAGGGCAAAAAAATAGGGTGCGAAACCGAAGTTTCGCACCCCTTCGGGGAGCCGGAGAAGGAGCGTCAACCTCCCCCTGCGTCCGCCGTTCGGATGATGGAGGCTCTATTGGCTTTCCACCATGTCTGGCCCGGATCGTTCATCCGGTTCGCCAGCAAAACGGCAGAGCGCCGGACTTGTTCCCGACAAATCCCGGTTCGCAAATTTTGTGATCGCCACCAGCATTTAGACCGCTTGCGAGCGCTTGGCAGCAACAGCCAAGCCTTCACATGAGATAAGCGGCCCCGCCTTAAGGCTAGGCGTCGAACGCGGATTGGAGCGCCTGAATCGCCTTGATCGCTGCGGAGGCCCGGTTTTCTACACCCAGCTTGGAATAGACTTGTTCAAGATGCTTGTTCACAGTCCGTGGGCTGAGGCCAAGTATATCGCCGATATCGCGGTTCGATTTGCCGCGCGAGATCCAGAGAAGAACTTCGCTCTCGCGTTGCGTCAAGCCGAAGGCCTGACGCAGGCCAGGTACCTGACCTTCTTGTTGCAACGCACCCAGACGAAACAGATGTTCGTCCCCGGCAACGGTGCCGAGAAAGGAGAATTGAAGCCCCGGTCCATTGGCGGTCATCTCGAAGCTGGCGCCGACCGGCACCGGAGGTCCCGATTGTGCCAGCCACGTCACGAAGGCGTGGGACATGGCATTCTGCAGATTGGAATCCATGCCGGACCGCTCAAGCAGCCGGTTCGCCTGGGGCGTCGACCACAGGACTGTCCCGTCGGCCGCGAAGGCAACCAGGTGGCGCCCGGCCGCATCGAGCGCGATGCGCGCGCTCTGCGCCCGCCTTGCATTGGCAAGATGCACTCGAATGCGCGCCCGCAGTTCATCGAGATTGATCGGCTTGGACAGGTAGTCCACCCCACCGCTCTCGAGAGCATGGACGATATGCTCGGTTTCGGTCAGCCCGGTCATGAAGATGATCGGGACATGGGTGAGCTGTGGCATTGCATTCATGCGGCGGCTGGTCTCGAACCCATCCAGCCCGGGCATGATCGCATCCATGAGCACGATATCGGGCGTAACGCGCTGCACAATATTGATGGCAGCTTCGCCCGACCTGGCGACAAGCACCGTAACGCCCGCATCTTCAAGAGCCGAGGTGAGAAAGCCAAGCGATTCGGGAGAATCGTCGACGAGTAGGACGATATCCTGCTCTTGCTCAATTCTGCTCATGGCTTACGCGCTCCAGCGTCTCGGCATAGGCTTCGAAGTCGAATTGGTCCAGATGGCGGCGCAGAATATCCACGAATGGTCCGTTGTCAGGATCGGTCGCCAGCTGGGCCAGTTTCGCCTCGATACCCCGCACATGACCGATCTGACCCAGACTGGCGAGATCGCGCAGGTGCTCCGCCCCCGGAGACCGCATCGCGCCTGTTGCCTGTTCTGTTGCCTGCGTCTCTTCATAAATCCAGTCCAGCCTCAATTGCGCGCCGATCTTGTCGAGCAATTGGTTGAGATCGAAGGGCTTGGCGAGGCTATCGGAGTGACCCGCGTCAGCGCCCGTGGGGTTCGCTCCGTCACCGATATTGGCCGAGAGCATGATGATCGGGGCGTTAACGCCCATGCTGCGCAGGGATTGCACCAATTGCCAGCCATTCATCCCCGGCATCCGGATATCGATGAAATAGAGATCCATGTCGGCCATGCCTGGCATGGCGAGGCATTTTTCCCCGCTCGCAACGTCGAAGACGGCAAATCCGAGTGGAGCAAGCATTTCGCGCATCAAGCCACGGTGGTCGTCATTGTCATCGACCACCATGATGCTGCGCGACGCTCCGCTATATCCCTTTACCGGTTGCGCTGCCGCCACGCGCTGGGCAGGCCGTTCCACCTTCGAGAGCATCAGGCGCGTCTGGAAACGAGTACCCCTGCCCGGTGCGCTCGCCACAATTATTTCCCCGCCCAGCGTTTCAGTCAGCAGTTTGGTGATCGTCAGCCCCAGGCCCAGGCCCGGTGTGAAGCGGTTTTTCTCGGCCTGCCCGCGCACGAAGGGTTCGAAGATATGCGGCAGGTCCTCCTCTCCAATGCCGCTGCCGCTATCCTCGACGGTGAAAGTGGCAACCTGCATGCGATAAGCAACCTCGAAGCGTACCTCCCCCGCTGAGGTGAACTTGATGGCGTTGGACAGCAGGTTGACCAGGATCTGCCGGAGGCGCTTCTCGTCGGTTCGCACATAGGTGGGCAAAGCGGCTGCTCGGCTATGCCGGAAGCCAAGCCCCTTGGCTTCCGCCTGCATCCGGAACATATCCACCAGCTGGTCGAGAAAGTCCTGGATATTGACTTCGCCGGTATAGACCTGCAGTCGTCCCGCTTCGATCTTGGAAATGTCGAGCAGGCCGTCGATCAGTCCTGACAGATGCTCGGCACTGCGCCGGATGACCTGTACGGAACCACGACGGTGCTCCGGCACCGCAGCGTCGCGCTCCAGAATTTGCGCATAACCCATCACCGCATTGAGCGGCGTGCGCAATTCGTGGCTCAGCCCGACGACATAGCGCGACTTGGCCTGGTTGGCGGCCTCTGCCTTTTCCTTGGCCCGCTGCAATTCGGCATCGGTTCTCGAATGGGCATCGATTTCCTTGAGCAGCAGCGTGTTCTGTCGCGTGCTTTCTTCCTCCGCGACGAGCCGGCTGTCATGCGCAAGCACGAGGAACCAGGTCATCACCCCCGCCGCCACCGCAAAGACGAAGAACACAACGAGCAGCGTTCCTCCCACGACATCGGATGTATGCGGGGCAGACCGGCTGGCAAAATAATAGATGAGGCCCAGTATGCTGGCGAGGATAGCCGAGGCTATGCCCATGGACATGCCATAGCGGCCAAGCCGGGTCTGCAATTTGTCGATGGCCCATTGCGGCAGCACGCTGGCCGCCACCGCATGAGTCTGGGCCCGGAAATGCGCCTTGGGCTTGCACATGTCGTGGCAGCGCGCGTCGAGCGAACAGCAGAGCGAGCAGATCGGCGCCGCATAGGCAGGACACCACGCCATGTCTTCCGGCTCGAACGGATGCTCGCAGATCGAGCAGGTCAACGACGTTTTGCTTGCCCAGGCCTTGCGCGGCTTGCGCGCCAAATAATACCGTCCCTTGGTCGCCCACGCTATGGTCGGGGAGGCCACGAAGCAGACGATCAAGGCGATGTAAGGGGCCAAAGCGGCTGCCATCTCGCCGAATGCGCCAAAATGGGCAATCAGCGCAATGCTCGCCGACAGGAGCATCGACCCGACACCGACCGGATTGATGTCATAGAGATGGGCGCGCTTGAATTCGATGCCCGGCGGGGCGAGGCCGAGCGGCTTGTTGACGAAGAGATCGGCCGAGATCGAGCAGAGCCAGGCCATGGCGATGATGGAGAAAATGCCCAGCGTTTCCTCGAGCAGACGATAGATACCCAGTTCCATCAGCAGCAGTGCAATGGCCACGTTGAACAAAAGCCACACGACGCGGCCCGGATGGCTATGGGTCAGCCGCGAGAAGAAGTTCGACCACGCCAACGAGCCTGCATAGGCATTCATGACATTGATCTTGAGCTGGCTGATAACGACGAAGACCGCCATCAGCATCAGCGCCAGAAACTCGTTGGGGATCATGTAGCCGAAGGCCACGGCGAACATGTAGCCCGGCTCGGACGCATGCTCCGGTGACACTCCCGAGGAGAGGGCGAGAAACGCCAGAAACGACCCCGCAATCAGCTTGGGCGCACCCACCACGACCCAGCCGGCACCGGCCAGAAAGATCCCCAGTTTCTGCCGCCATTTCGGTGCGCCTTCCGCCGGCAGGAAGCGCAGGAAGTCCACCTGCTCGCCGATTTGCGTCATCAGCGCAAGGATCACCGCGGAAGCGGCTCCGAACTTGGCTACGTCGAAGGCCGCGATCGATCCCGCAGCGCCCTCGGGCCGTCCCAACCCGTTGAATGCGCGCCAGAGATCGAATTTCTCCCAGTCCATGAAGGCGATGAAGAAGAACGGCAGGATGTTGAGTACGATCCAGAACGGCTGCGTCAGCAATTGAAAGCGGCTGATCATGCGAATGCCGTGGGTCACGAGCGGGATGACCGCCACGGCGGAAATGATGTAGCCGATCCAGAGCGGCAGTCCGAACGCCAATTGCAGCGCGCTCGCCATGATCGATGCTTCGATGGCAAAGAGGATGAAAGTGAAGCTGGCATAGATCAGCGAGGTGATGGTCGAACCGATATAGCCAAAGCTCGCGCCGCGCGTCAGCAGGTCTACATCCACGCCATGACGTGTCGCATAGCGCGCGATGGGGACGCCCACGAGCAGGATGGCGATCGATGCCACCAGAATGGCAATCAGCGCATTCGTCGTGCCGTAGGAGAGCGTGATGGCCCCGCCTATGGCCTCAAGGGCAAGGAACGAAATGGCTCCGATCGCGGTCTGCGAGATTCTGTCATTGGAAAATCGCCGCGCCGACTTGGCGGTGAAACGCAGCGCATAATCTTCCAGCGTCTGGTTCGCCACCCAGCGGTTATATTCTCGCCTGATCGGGATGATCCGCTGCCGCGCCATTCGCCTAGGCCTTAACCAATCGAGCAACATGCTCAAAAAATCACCACAACCTCTTTACCATCTCTGATGGCGAAATCACGCGGTTTTTCAGGCTCTTCGCTGCACCTGATGAAACTGTGCGACATGTGGCTACGTCAATCGACGTATAGGGCTCTCGTTAACAATGGTCCCAGTGTGCCCTCAGACGCCTCCCTTGGTGTCTTCGGGGCTCAAATCTCAGAGGGACTTCACAATGTTCAAATTCAGCGCCAAGCGCGCTCTGCTCGCCGCCGCTTTCGCTGGCAGCGTCTGCCTGCCGATTACCTCGGTCATGGCGCAGGACGACACCATCAAGGTCGGCATCCTGCATTCGCTTTCCGGCACCATGGCCATTTCCGAGACCACTCTGAAGGACACGATGCTGTTCCTGATCGAGCAGCAGAATGCCAAGGGCGGCGTGCTCGGCAAGCAGCTCGAACCGGTCGTGGTCGATATTGCTTCCGACTGGCCGCTGGCCGCCGAGCTGGCTCGCCAGCTCATCGAAGTCGATGGTGTCGATGCGGTCTTTGGTTGCTGGACCTCGGTCTGCCGCAAATCGGTCCTGCCGGTCTTCGAAGAGCTCAATTCCCTGCTCTTCTACCCCGTTCAGTACGAGGGTGAGGAAAGCCAGCGCAACGTCTTTTACACCGGCGCGTCTCCGAACCAGCAGGCCATTCCCGCCGTCGACTATCTGATGAACGAAGAAGGCGTCGAGCGCTGGGTTCTGGCTGGCACGGACTATGTCTATCCGCAGACCACCAACAAGATTCTCGAGCAATACCTGCTCGACAGCGGCGTTGCGCCTGAAGACATCATGATCAACTACACGCCCTTCGGTCATTCCGACTGGCAGACGATCGTCTCCGACATCAAGGCCTTCGGCTCGGCCGGCAAGAAGACCGCCGTGGTCTCGACCATCAACGGCGACGCCAACGTGCCGTTCTACCGCGAATTGGGCAATCAGGGCGTTGCCGCCGAAGACATTCCGGTTGTCGCGTTCTCGGTGGGTGAAGAAGAGCTCTCGGGCTTCGACACGACGCCGCTGGTCGGTCACCTGGCCGCATGGAACTACTTCATGTCGGTCGAGACGCCGGAAAACGAAGCCTTTATCGCTGACTGGCAGGCCTTCATCGGCTCCGAAGACCGCGTGACCAACGATCCGATGGAAGCGCACATGATCGGCTTCAACCTTTGGGTGAAGGCCGTCGAGGCTGCCGGCAGCACCGATGCCGACGCCGTCATCGACTCCATCGTCGGCTTGGAAACCCCGAACCTGACCGGTGGTATCGCCACCATGCTGCCCAACCACCACATCACCAAGCCGGTCCTGATCGGTGAGATCCAGGACGATGGTCAGTTCTTCGTAGTCTGGGAAACCGAAGATCTCGTGCCCGGTGATGCCTGGTCCGATTTCCTGCCGGAAAGCGCCATGCTCGAGGCCGACTGGACCGCCCCGATCAACTGCGGCAACTACAACACCGAAACCCAGACCTGCGGCGCGACTGCGCAGTAAGGCACCGCCACGGACCTCCCCCTGCAAAGGGGGAGGAACCGGCCGATGCGCCAGGCAAGCTTTCACCCACGCACAAATCTACTCCTCCCCCTCCGTGAGGGGGAGGTTGGGTGGGGCCCCTCACCCACCAATCCAGAACCACAAGGACGCCATAGCCATGACCACCCTCCGCGCTCTTCGCCTGGTGCTTCTGGCCCTGCCGTTCCTGCTGATCTCGATGCAAACGGCCAGGGCACAGGAAGCCGACATACCCGCGCTGATCCAGGCCATGGGCGAAGCCAACCTTCGCGAACTGGGCCAGATCGTCACCGATCTCGCCAGCACCGGCGATGCCGCAATTGTTCCCGCCCTGCAGGCCCTGGCAGACGGCAACCTGTATCAGGACGACAGCTCTGGCGCCGTGGTCATCCAGCGGGGCGCGAGCCATCTCGATCCGCTGACCGGCGAAGCCGTCGATCTCGGATCCGATGCCGACCTGTCGCGTATCCGTGTCAACAACAGCCTGCGGCGCGATATTGCCTCCGCCCTCGCTGGCATGACGCTGATGAGCGACAACCCCGGGACGCGCCTCCGGGCGGCCAACGGATTCCTGGCGAGCCCCGATCCGGCCAATATGCCGCTGCTCGACGAGGCCATCGCGGTCGAAACCAATGCCGAGGTGCTGCGCGCCATGCAGACCGCACGCGCCCTCACGATCCTCCGCGACGACGACGCCGGGATCGAAGACAAGATTGCCGCCGTTCCTCTGATAGCCTCAGGTGCCGGACGTGGCGCCATCACCATCCTCACCAGCGCACTCAACACCGCGCCGGAAGAGGTTCGCCCCGCCATCCAGTCGGCACTTTCAGGCCTTGAACAGGAACGCGCGGTCTGGGGGGCTTTGCAGAATGTGTGGTTCGGCATTTCGCTAGGTTCGGTGCTGCTGCTGGCCGCCATCGGCCTTGCTATCACCTTTGGCGTCATGGGCGTCATCAACATGGCGCATGGCGAAATGGTCATGCTGGGCGCCTATACGACCTTTATCGTGCAATTGACGATCCGTCAGAACTTTCCCGGCCTGCTCGATTATTCGCTGCTGATCGCCCTGCCCGCCGCCTTCTTCGTCACCGGGGCCATCGGCATCGGGATCGAGCGCGGCATCATCCGCTGGCTCTATGGCCGGCCGCTCGAAACGCTCCTGGCCACTTGGGGCATTTCGCTGATCCTGCAGCAATCGGTGCGCTCGATCTTCGGACCCACCAACCAGATGGTGATCGCCCCGAGCTGGATGAGCGGCTCTTTCGAATTCTATGGCCTGTCCATAACCTATGGCCGTTTCTGGATCGTGATCTTCGCCGCCATCGTTTTTGCCCTGCTGCTGGTCGTGCTCAATCGCACCGCATTGGGCCTGCAGATGCGCGCCGTGACGCAGAATCGGCGCATGGCCTCGTCCATGGGCATCCGCACACCCTTCGTCGATGCCATGACCTTCGGCCTTGGCTCGGGCATTGCCGGCCTTGCCGGCGTGGCACTCACCCAGATCGACAACATCTCGCCGAACCTGGGACAGAACTACATTATCGACAGCTTCATGGTTGTGGTGTTCGGCGGTGTCGGCAATCTCTGGGGCACGCTGGTCGGCGCCCTGACGCTAGGCGTCGCCAACAAGTTTCTCGAACCCTATGCCGGAGCGGTTCTGGGCAAGATCCTGATCCTGGTGCTGATCATCCTCTTCATTCAGCGCCGGCCGCGTGGCCTCTTCGCGCTCAAGGGCCGGGCGGTGGAGCAGTGATGACAATGCAGCTCAAGGCCCCATCACCCGTCTCGGGCTGTGCCCGATCCGCCCTCTCCCCGGGTGGGAGGGGATTGGCGCACCCCTCTTGTTCGTTTTCCTCTTTAGGGAAAGGTGGCGCGCAGCGCCGGATGAGGATGCTTCTCAAAGCGACTGGATATTACCCATGCTGACCCAAGCCCTGTTCCGCGCACTCGACAAGAAGGCGATCTGGGTCATCGCGATTTTCCTGGCTGTGGCCATCCTTGTGCCGATGGCCAATCTGCTGATCCCGCCCGGCCAGTTCGGCCATGTCCCGACCTATCTGGTTTCGCTGATGGGCAAGTATCTGGCCTATGCCATCCTGGCGCTCGCACTCGACCTGGTCTGGGGCTATTGCGGCATTCTTTCCCTGGGGCATGGCGCTTTCTTTGCCTTGGGCGGCTATGCCATGGGCATGTATCTCATGCGTCAGATCG
This region includes:
- a CDS encoding ATP-binding protein, translated to MARQRIIPIRREYNRWVANQTLEDYALRFTAKSARRFSNDRISQTAIGAISFLALEAIGGAITLSYGTTNALIAILVASIAILLVGVPIARYATRHGVDVDLLTRGASFGYIGSTITSLIYASFTFILFAIEASIMASALQLAFGLPLWIGYIISAVAVIPLVTHGIRMISRFQLLTQPFWIVLNILPFFFIAFMDWEKFDLWRAFNGLGRPEGAAGSIAAFDVAKFGAASAVILALMTQIGEQVDFLRFLPAEGAPKWRQKLGIFLAGAGWVVVGAPKLIAGSFLAFLALSSGVSPEHASEPGYMFAVAFGYMIPNEFLALMLMAVFVVISQLKINVMNAYAGSLAWSNFFSRLTHSHPGRVVWLLFNVAIALLLMELGIYRLLEETLGIFSIIAMAWLCSISADLFVNKPLGLAPPGIEFKRAHLYDINPVGVGSMLLSASIALIAHFGAFGEMAAALAPYIALIVCFVASPTIAWATKGRYYLARKPRKAWASKTSLTCSICEHPFEPEDMAWCPAYAAPICSLCCSLDARCHDMCKPKAHFRAQTHAVAASVLPQWAIDKLQTRLGRYGMSMGIASAILASILGLIYYFASRSAPHTSDVVGGTLLVVFFVFAVAAGVMTWFLVLAHDSRLVAEEESTRQNTLLLKEIDAHSRTDAELQRAKEKAEAANQAKSRYVVGLSHELRTPLNAVMGYAQILERDAAVPEHRRGSVQVIRRSAEHLSGLIDGLLDISKIEAGRLQVYTGEVNIQDFLDQLVDMFRMQAEAKGLGFRHSRAAALPTYVRTDEKRLRQILVNLLSNAIKFTSAGEVRFEVAYRMQVATFTVEDSGSGIGEEDLPHIFEPFVRGQAEKNRFTPGLGLGLTITKLLTETLGGEIIVASAPGRGTRFQTRLMLSKVERPAQRVAAAQPVKGYSGASRSIMVVDDNDDHRGLMREMLAPLGFAVFDVASGEKCLAMPGMADMDLYFIDIRMPGMNGWQLVQSLRSMGVNAPIIMLSANIGDGANPTGADAGHSDSLAKPFDLNQLLDKIGAQLRLDWIYEETQATEQATGAMRSPGAEHLRDLASLGQIGHVRGIEAKLAQLATDPDNGPFVDILRRHLDQFDFEAYAETLERVSHEQN
- the urtA gene encoding urea ABC transporter substrate-binding protein; this translates as MFKFSAKRALLAAAFAGSVCLPITSVMAQDDTIKVGILHSLSGTMAISETTLKDTMLFLIEQQNAKGGVLGKQLEPVVVDIASDWPLAAELARQLIEVDGVDAVFGCWTSVCRKSVLPVFEELNSLLFYPVQYEGEESQRNVFYTGASPNQQAIPAVDYLMNEEGVERWVLAGTDYVYPQTTNKILEQYLLDSGVAPEDIMINYTPFGHSDWQTIVSDIKAFGSAGKKTAVVSTINGDANVPFYRELGNQGVAAEDIPVVAFSVGEEELSGFDTTPLVGHLAAWNYFMSVETPENEAFIADWQAFIGSEDRVTNDPMEAHMIGFNLWVKAVEAAGSTDADAVIDSIVGLETPNLTGGIATMLPNHHITKPVLIGEIQDDGQFFVVWETEDLVPGDAWSDFLPESAMLEADWTAPINCGNYNTETQTCGATAQ
- the urtB gene encoding urea ABC transporter permease subunit UrtB, encoding MTTLRALRLVLLALPFLLISMQTARAQEADIPALIQAMGEANLRELGQIVTDLASTGDAAIVPALQALADGNLYQDDSSGAVVIQRGASHLDPLTGEAVDLGSDADLSRIRVNNSLRRDIASALAGMTLMSDNPGTRLRAANGFLASPDPANMPLLDEAIAVETNAEVLRAMQTARALTILRDDDAGIEDKIAAVPLIASGAGRGAITILTSALNTAPEEVRPAIQSALSGLEQERAVWGALQNVWFGISLGSVLLLAAIGLAITFGVMGVINMAHGEMVMLGAYTTFIVQLTIRQNFPGLLDYSLLIALPAAFFVTGAIGIGIERGIIRWLYGRPLETLLATWGISLILQQSVRSIFGPTNQMVIAPSWMSGSFEFYGLSITYGRFWIVIFAAIVFALLLVVLNRTALGLQMRAVTQNRRMASSMGIRTPFVDAMTFGLGSGIAGLAGVALTQIDNISPNLGQNYIIDSFMVVVFGGVGNLWGTLVGALTLGVANKFLEPYAGAVLGKILILVLIILFIQRRPRGLFALKGRAVEQ